One window of the Eucalyptus grandis isolate ANBG69807.140 chromosome 6, ASM1654582v1, whole genome shotgun sequence genome contains the following:
- the LOC108953824 gene encoding lactoylglutathione lyase GLX1-like has protein sequence MAAMENVIRDDVLEWVKNDTHRFLNAVIRVGDLNRTVEFYKKCFGMQLLSQKDFPEENYSKAIVGFGPQESHFVLELIYIYGVEKYEVGTAWGHFGIAAQNIYPIVEKVRQLGGVVTKEPGKNEGGSQVYAFVEDPNGYSFELLQRGPTPEPLCQIMLQVTDLDRAISFYEKALGMNILFKYDSPQHQFAIAMVGYGSDQTQTTVLELKYDYNVTELTAGNAYVHAAIGTSDVYKSAAAVAQITQELGGKIVHPPGPNPLTGTKTTSFLDLHGMKTVLVDNEDHLKEIKNDGQ, from the exons ATGGCGGCAATGGAGAACGTCATTAGGGACGATGTCCTGGAATGGGTGAAAAACGATACCCACCGCTTCCTCAATGCTGTTATTAGAGTCGGCGACCTGAATCGCACCGTCGA gtTTTATAAAAAGTGTTTTGGGATGCAGTTGTTAAGCCAAAAAGACTTCCCTGAGGAGAACTACAGCAAGGCCATAGTTGGTTTTGGACCTCAGGAGTCTCACTTCGTGCTGGAGCTGATATATA TCTATGGAGTTGAGAAATATGAGGTTGGGACAGCATGGGGGCACTTTGGAATTGCAGCTCAAAAC ATATATCCGATTGTGGAGAAAGTCCGACAATTAGGCGGGGTTGTCACGAAAGAACCGGGGAAAAATGAAGGGGGATCGCAAGTCTATGCTTTTGTGGAGGATCCAAATGGCTATAGCTTCGAGCTCCTCCAGCGAGGGCCGACTCCCGAACCGCTCTGCCAGATCATGCTTCAAGTGACCGATCTGGATCGCGCCATCAGCTTCTACGAGAAG GCACTGGGCATGAACATACTCTTCAAGTACGATAGCCCTCAACATCAG TTTGCAATAGCTATGGTGGGTTATGGATCAGATCAAACGCAGACCACTGTCCTTGAGCTCAAGTACGACTACAACGTGACTGAGCTCACCGCAGGCAATGCGTATGTTCAT GCGGCGATAGGCACCAGTGATGTATACAAAAGCGCTGCGGCTGTTGCACAGATTACGCAAGAACTTGGAGGAAAGATCGTTCACCCGCCAGGCCCGAACCCCTTAACTGGCACCAAGACGACTTCATTCCTCGACCTTCATGGCATGAAAACC GTTTTGGTGGACAATGAGGATCATCTAAAAGAGATAAAGAATGACGGCCAGTGA
- the LOC104448221 gene encoding lactoylglutathione lyase GLX1 produces MEMTKHTQLFFPLLILSVFLVGSSMAATENVIKDDILEWVKNDTHRFLNAVIRVGDLNRTVEFYKECFGMQLLSQKDFPEEKYSKAIVGFGPQESHFVLELIYIYGVEKYEVGTAWSHFGLQFLDIYPVVEKVRQAGGVITTEPGSHGGQQVYAFVDDPNGYSFELLQRVPTPEPLNHFMLQVADLDRAISFYEKALGMKVLLKYDSPQDKFTIAMVGYGSDYIQSPVIELRYNYNVTEYTAGNAYVHAAIGTSDVYKSAAAVALVTQELGGKIVRPPGPNPVTGTKMTSFLDPDGRKTVLVDNEDYLKEIKNNGQ; encoded by the exons ATGGAAATGACTAAGCACACGCAATTGTTCTTTCCTCTGCTCATCCTGTCTGTCTTCCTG GTGGGTTCGAGCATGGCGGCAACAGAGAATGTAATTAAGGATGACATCCTGGAATGGGTGAAGAACGACACCCATCGCTTCCTCAATGCCGTCATTAGAGTCGGTGATCTGAATCGCACCGTCGA GTTTTATAAAGAGTGTTTTGGGATGCAGTTGTTGAGCCAAAAAGACTTCCCAGAGGAGAAATACAGCAAGGCCATAGTTGGTTTTGGACCTCAGGAGTCTCACTTTGTGCTGGAGCTGATATATA TCTACGGAGTCGAGAAATATGAGGTTGGGACAGCATGGTCGCACTTTGGACTTCAGTTTCTAGAT ATATATCCGGTTGTGGAGAAAGTACGACAAGCAGGTGGCGTCATCACGACAGAACCGGGGAGTCATGGGGGGCAGCAGGTCTATGCTTTTGTGGACGATCCGAATGGCTATAGCTTCGAGCTCCTCCAGCGAGTGCCGACTCCTGAACCGCTCAACCATTTCATGCTTCAAGTGGCCGATCTGGATCGTGCCATCAGTTTCTACGAGAAG GCATTGGGTATGAAAGTCCTCTTGAAGTACGACAGCCCTCAAGATAAG TTTACAATAGCTATGGTGGGTTATGGATCAGATTATATTCAGTCACCGGTCATCGAGCTCAGGTACAACTACAACGTGACCGAGTACACTGCAGGCAATGCGTATGTTCAT GCCGCGATAGGCACCAGTGATGTATACAAAAGCGCTGCAGCTGTTGCACTTGTTACACAAGAACTTGGGGGGAAGATCGTTCGCCCACCGGGCCCAAATCCCGTAACCGGCACCAAGATGACTTCATTCCTTGATCCTGATGGCAGGAAAACC GTCTTGGTGGACAATGAGGATTATCTGAAAGAGATAAAGAATAACGGCCAGTGA